From a region of the Candidatus Eisenbacteria bacterium genome:
- a CDS encoding PPC domain-containing protein, producing MNALRRSLSRIVLSALTLAAPAALHASPTVPDTTDIVYDTVVHGQIDPVGDVDAYRFTGAAGDSVIIRAGGGGNDFQKRVELFDSTGARLASVGGSLGSWGQVDLYASLPGTGRYHILVSAPQGND from the coding sequence ATGAATGCTCTCCGGCGTTCTCTCTCCCGGATCGTCCTCTCCGCGCTCACGCTTGCAGCTCCGGCCGCTCTCCACGCGAGTCCGACCGTCCCGGACACGACCGACATCGTCTATGACACGGTAGTCCATGGGCAGATTGATCCCGTGGGCGATGTTGACGCGTATCGGTTTACCGGGGCTGCGGGGGACTCGGTGATCATTCGTGCGGGTGGGGGCGGGAACGATTTTCAGAAGCGTGTGGAGCTGTTCGACTCGACGGGAGCTCGTCTTGCGTCGGTGGGGGGAAGCTTGGGGAGTTGGGGTCAGGTCGATCTGTATGCGTCGCTTCCGGGGACCGGCCGCTACCACATCTTGGTGAGCGCTCCGCAGGGGAACGACA